A portion of the Falco naumanni isolate bFalNau1 chromosome 9, bFalNau1.pat, whole genome shotgun sequence genome contains these proteins:
- the RTKN2 gene encoding rhotekin-2 isoform X1, giving the protein MRRQRLPSSGAQEPERNIQEKIDFEIRMREGICKLLQVSTQKDQLLQAVKNLMVCNARIRAYRTELQHQEEPVFCRTEWSSENGTKDRVACKAKVAISDIRIPLMWKGSDHFSNKEKSQRYAVFCLFRMGAEIFDTEVAIVDKAITDICFENVTIFDEARPDFQVKVEVYSCCTEESLYVTNTPKKLAKKLKTSLSKATGKKLKAALEEDSIESLLPADPVIYGAKYSLLAHTTLGLESAEDSFRTHSLTITGNEESTFWLPLYGNMCCRLVAQPSCMARDMMAGFLNQQQMIGSLTSWRRLYCVLRGGKLCCYYSPEEIEAKLEPTLTISINKETRIRAVDKDSKRRTNNFSVINPVSGEAVTQLFATDSRDELLKWMEAFWQHFYDLSQWKHCCEELMKIEIMSPRKPPLFLTKEATSVYHDMSIDSPVKHEGLAAVIQRKIKESDGEFLLGQQKESASSLWASLFDGSHEMVVQKNMHLGSKSDTASPTNDSRGKKRRAPPPPSNKSPYSAKAHVNTEQLGKENW; this is encoded by the exons ATGCGGCGGCAGCGCCTGCCGAGCTCTGGGGCCCAGGAGCCG GAACGCAACATCCAAGAGAAGATTGACTTTGAAATCCGCATGCGAGAAGGCATCTGTAAGCTACTTCAAGTGAGCACACAAAAAGACCAGCTCTTGCAAGCAGTTAAAAACCTGATGGTTTGCAATGCCCGTATACGTGCATAcaggacagagctgcagcaccaaGAAGAGCCAGTCTTCTGCAGAACTGAGTG GTCTTCAGAAAATGGGACAAAAGACCGGGTGGCATGCAAAGCAAAAGTTGCTATATCAG atATTCGAATACCATTAATGTGGAAAGGCTCGGATCACTTCAGCAATAAAGAAA AATCACAGCGCTAtgcagttttttgtttgttcagaaTGGGAGCTGAGATTTTTGATACAGAGGTGGCTATTGTGGATAAAGCAATAACAGatatctgttttgaaaatgtaaccATATT TGATGAAGCAAGACCAGATTTCCAGGTGAAGGTTGAAGTGTACAGTTGCTGTACAGAGGAGTCTTTATATGTAACAAACACACCTAAGAAACTAGCAAAGAAGCTTAAAACGTCCCTCAGCAAAGCTACAGGGAAGAAACTCAAAGCTGCGCTGGAAGAAGACAGCATTGAATCCCTTTTGCCCGCTGACCCGGTCATCTA TGGTGCGAAGTACAGTTTGCTAGCACATACCACTTTGGGGCTGGAGAGTGCCGAGGACAGTTTCAGGACCCACAGCCTCACTATTACAGGAAATG AGGAATCTACGTTTTGGCTTCCCTTGTATGGAAACATGTGTTGCCGTTTAGTTGCTCAGCCTTCCTGCATGGCTAGGGATATGATGGCAGGATTTCTTAATCAGCAG CAAATGATAGGAAGTCTAACTAGCTGGAGGAGGCTGTATTGCGTACTAAGAGGTGGCAAACTCTGTTGTTACTACTCGCCAGAAGAAATTGAGGCCAAACTGGAGCCAACATTGACAATTTCCATCAACAAG GAAACAAGAATTCGAGCTGTGGATAAGGACTCCAAGAGAAGAACTAATAACTTTTCTGTTATCAATCCCGTGTCTGGAGAGGCTGTGACGCAACTTTTTGCTACTGACAGTAGGGATGAACTTCTTAAGTGGATGGAGGCCTTCTGGCAGCACTTTTATGATCTGA gcCAGTGGAAACATTGTTGTGAAGAACTTATGAAAATTGAGATTATGTCACCACGGAAACCACCTTTGTTCTTGACAAAAGAAGCGACCTCAGTCTACCATGATATGA GCATTGATTCTCCAGTGAAACATGAGGGTTTAGCTGCTGtcatacaaagaaaaatcaaagagagTGATGGTGAGTTCCTGCTTGGCCAGCAAAAAGAATCTGCATCTTCCCTATGGGCTTCACTCTTTGATGGATCTCATGAGATGGTTGTTCAGAAAAACATGCATCTGGGCTCAAAAAGTGATACTGCAAGTCCTACTAATGATagtagaggaaagaaaagaagagctCCACCTCCACCCTCAAATAAGTCACCATACAGTGCAAAAGCACACGTGAACACAGAGCAATTGGGCAAGGAAAACTGGTAG
- the RTKN2 gene encoding rhotekin-2 isoform X2, giving the protein MRRQRLPSSGAQEPERNIQEKIDFEIRMREGICKLLQVSTQKDQLLQAVKNLMVCNARIRAYRTELQHQEEPVFCRTEWSSENGTKDRVACKAKVAISDIRIPLMWKGSDHFSNKEKSQRYAVFCLFRMGAEIFDTEVAIVDKAITDICFENVTIFDEARPDFQVKVEVYSCCTEESLYVTNTPKKLAKKLKTSLSKATGKKLKAALEEDSIESLLPADPVIYGAKYSLLAHTTLGLESAEDSFRTHSLTITGNEESTFWLPLYGNMCCRLVAQPSCMARDMMAGFLNQQQMIGSLTSWRRLYCVLRGGKLCCYYSPEEIEAKLEPTLTISINKETRIRAVDKDSKRRTNNFSVINPVSGEAVTQLFATDSRDELLKWMEAFWQHFYDLSQWKHCCEELMKIEIMSPRKPPLFLTKEATSVYHDMSIDSPVKHEGLAAVIQRKIKESDVRMALGTLVSPEDTVSMVGLLSIFCLLLSSWLHSCKGIYLLNSLSNSLAIWDGA; this is encoded by the exons ATGCGGCGGCAGCGCCTGCCGAGCTCTGGGGCCCAGGAGCCG GAACGCAACATCCAAGAGAAGATTGACTTTGAAATCCGCATGCGAGAAGGCATCTGTAAGCTACTTCAAGTGAGCACACAAAAAGACCAGCTCTTGCAAGCAGTTAAAAACCTGATGGTTTGCAATGCCCGTATACGTGCATAcaggacagagctgcagcaccaaGAAGAGCCAGTCTTCTGCAGAACTGAGTG GTCTTCAGAAAATGGGACAAAAGACCGGGTGGCATGCAAAGCAAAAGTTGCTATATCAG atATTCGAATACCATTAATGTGGAAAGGCTCGGATCACTTCAGCAATAAAGAAA AATCACAGCGCTAtgcagttttttgtttgttcagaaTGGGAGCTGAGATTTTTGATACAGAGGTGGCTATTGTGGATAAAGCAATAACAGatatctgttttgaaaatgtaaccATATT TGATGAAGCAAGACCAGATTTCCAGGTGAAGGTTGAAGTGTACAGTTGCTGTACAGAGGAGTCTTTATATGTAACAAACACACCTAAGAAACTAGCAAAGAAGCTTAAAACGTCCCTCAGCAAAGCTACAGGGAAGAAACTCAAAGCTGCGCTGGAAGAAGACAGCATTGAATCCCTTTTGCCCGCTGACCCGGTCATCTA TGGTGCGAAGTACAGTTTGCTAGCACATACCACTTTGGGGCTGGAGAGTGCCGAGGACAGTTTCAGGACCCACAGCCTCACTATTACAGGAAATG AGGAATCTACGTTTTGGCTTCCCTTGTATGGAAACATGTGTTGCCGTTTAGTTGCTCAGCCTTCCTGCATGGCTAGGGATATGATGGCAGGATTTCTTAATCAGCAG CAAATGATAGGAAGTCTAACTAGCTGGAGGAGGCTGTATTGCGTACTAAGAGGTGGCAAACTCTGTTGTTACTACTCGCCAGAAGAAATTGAGGCCAAACTGGAGCCAACATTGACAATTTCCATCAACAAG GAAACAAGAATTCGAGCTGTGGATAAGGACTCCAAGAGAAGAACTAATAACTTTTCTGTTATCAATCCCGTGTCTGGAGAGGCTGTGACGCAACTTTTTGCTACTGACAGTAGGGATGAACTTCTTAAGTGGATGGAGGCCTTCTGGCAGCACTTTTATGATCTGA gcCAGTGGAAACATTGTTGTGAAGAACTTATGAAAATTGAGATTATGTCACCACGGAAACCACCTTTGTTCTTGACAAAAGAAGCGACCTCAGTCTACCATGATATGA GCATTGATTCTCCAGTGAAACATGAGGGTTTAGCTGCTGtcatacaaagaaaaatcaaagagagTGATG tgcGGATGGCTTTGGGAACTTTAGTTTCTCCGGAAGATACTGTGTCCATGGTTGGTTTGTTATctattttttgtcttctgctaaGCTCTTGGCTGCACAGCTGTAAAGGTATCTATCTGCTGAATTCCCTCAGTAATTCATTGGCTATTTGGGATGGGGCTTGA